A window of Daucus carota subsp. sativus chromosome 2, DH1 v3.0, whole genome shotgun sequence genomic DNA:
ATTGTGAAAAACTCGCACCCAATTTGCTTGATCACAAACTTAGGcagaaatcaaaatatattcgaATCAAATGGGCCACCTCCGGATTAGCCCGTCATTCAATACATATATTTTCACGACATTGTCTCCGTCTCTTGCTCGACAAGTTAAAGAAAAGGCAGATATGTCATGGCTTTTCTGTTTCACATACAGTAACataaaataaacattttattGATTCAACAAATGAATACTTTTCTTGTTATTCACTTCTCAAAAATCACCAGCAGATGATTACAGGTTAGTAAAGCTTCAATCTCtagttgttttttttaataaatctttaGTTCTTTTTCTATTTGTATTTGTGTATCTATTTTCTTGGCTTAAAAGTTGGAATATGAttatgtgtttttgtgtgtgtttcagtgTTTATGATTTGGTTTGAATTCTGGGTTTTAGTTATTTAGTTGAATGGTGTAGTAAGAATGGCTGCTTTGAGGTTAGCCAAGAGTAGATCACTAGGCAGTAGTTGCTTTAGTTTTGGTAGGGATTTGAGCAGAATTGAGACTAGGGTTTTGTTTAGTTTGATGAATACTTCTAGTTTCTGTACAAATTCATCTGGGTTTGTGTTGGATAATATTGGTGGTAAATTTGATTGTAAGGGGGGGAAGGATTTAGGGAGTGATAGGGCAAAATGGTGTGGTACATTTTCCGCAATGCCTGTGAGGTTAGGGAGTAATGTTTTGGGTTTTGGGGGGAGTTTTGGGATGGTGAGTCAGAGGTTGTATTCGTCGAATGCTGTGGGTGGGAATGTGGATAAGAGTGGGGGTAGTGAAGTTGGGGTTAGTTCGGGTGGTGTGGATGTGAGTGATGGGGGTTTTGGGGGAGGGGACTGGGTCGAGAAGGTTAAGGGTGCTTGGAAATCTGTTATTGATGCTGGGAATTATACTGGGGAAAAGGTTAAGGAAGTGTCTGATGAACTTATGCCTTATGGTCAGCAGTTGCTTGATACGCATCCTTATCTTAAGGATGTCATTGTGCCAGTGGGATGCACTTTGACGGGTACAATATTGGCTTGGTTTGTGATGCCTAAGGTTTTGAGGAGatttcataagttttcaatgcAAGGGCCTGCTCAACTGTTATCGGGTAGCTCGTTATGGGGTCCGGTGCCATATGAGAGAAGTTTTTGGGGGGCTCTGGAGGATCCACTGCGATATGTCGTTACCTTCATGGCGTTCTCCCAAATGTTAGCACCCCTTCcttcttttttacttttaagtCAGCATGCTTATTTTGACTTTTGAAATTCTATcgttaaaatatttgtttgtttgttgttGTTTTCTTTATGTATACAGCGCAAATATGGTAGCACCTACTACAATTGCATCACAATACATTTTACAGACTTGGAGAGGTGCTGTTATTCTTTCAGTTGTATGGTTCCTGCATAGATGGAAGACAAATGTCATTTCTCGTGCTTTAGCCTCAAAGAGCTCACAAGGACTAGTCGATCGAGATAAGCTGTTGGCCATTGACAAAATATCATCTGTTGCTCTATTTTCGCTTGGTTTAATGGCTTTAGCTGAGGCATTTGGGGTGGCAGTGCAATCGATACTTACTGTTGGAGGCATAGGAGGCAAGtcttacataaaaaaaattatgctcTTCACCTCAATATAATTTCTGTATGTTAATTTAAAGGTGTTGAAATATACGCAGGACGTGAAACTGTTTGTTTAACATGGACGGAACACTTATGTCACTGATATATTATTCTTTAAACTAGTTCATTTCTTATAATTTCTCATGATGATCGTTTGGAATGGCTTAAGTCGTATAATTTATAATGTACACGCCATCAAGCAATAATTTAAGTTTTTGAAGATGAATTGAGTTCTGAGTTGACATGAATATGTGCTTGTGCAGGAGTTGCTACTGCTTTTGCATCAAAGGACATTCTGGGAAATGTTCTTAGTGGGTTGTCTGTACAAATGTCACGGCCGTTTTCAGTAGGAGATACAATTAGAGTAAGTTAAATTTGTTATGTGAATTTAGTTATAGATCTTTGTTTTTTGTTGCCAATTCTAGTAATGATAATCGAAGGTTTTTTCCTCTGAATTTTCTGATTACCCTCATAATCATTTGAGTCCAGTACAAGTATTCTTACTCTTTTACTACATAATCATTGGTTAACTTAAGAAACCAACTTCTGCATTCCATATCCATCTACAGTATTATTTTGATGAATCAACTGGCATTTAGTTCAGAAGAGAATTTGCAGTTTTCCTAGGCCTTCTTATCTTGCTCAGTCTAAGAGGCAATTTAAATGGGAAAAAGTTTCATTGAGCAATCCTATCATGAAATTTCAGAATTATAAGGAATGATGAATTAGTAACAGGCTAGCTGCTGATATACAGTGATGAAGGCTGTAGTTTCAAAAAAAGATAACTGAGCTCTATTTATTGCCTAAAAAATTGTTAGCTCAGGAATAATTTCTTCTTGTGGATAATATTTGTGTTTATACCATCTTATCACCATTGTAACATCCAAAGTCAAGCTCTTATCCTCAACCCATAGTGTCTTTAAGATGATGTACTCTCAGAAGATTAGATTTAAATCATAACCTATGTTTGCTTTAAAACCCCTCTCCTAATGATATTCTAAGAGGTTACTGTTTTCCTGCAGGCTGGATCTGTGGAAGGTCAGGTGGTAGAAATGGGACTTACAACCACCAGATTGTTAAGTGCGGAAAAGTTTCCTGTTATAGTTCCGAACTCACTCTTTTCAAGTCAGGTTGGATGTTACCCTCTTTGTCACTTATTTGTAAATGCTGCATTTCTGCAACTGTTATGTGGAATTATCATCGTCAAACTAAACTTGCTATTTACACTCATAATCTAGCATACATTTGGGTCACCAGGCTGCATAATAATGACAATACTCACAATAGTACGAGCCTAAGATAAAGTTTGGTGCAATATAATTGGCTATGGCCAGCGTACCAAGATTAAACTGTTTCTCGATTTTCTTGTTAGTTGGTTGTAGAACGTGAAATATCTTTTCCCAGACATTCATTTGTGTCGTAATTAATCCTAGATTTATTATGTCGCATATCTTCATCAGTACTGCTAGCCTTTAATATGTTCTGTTAAGAGTACTTCTAGTATTCTGGCACATTGCCTTCAGTATGATATGATTTTTATCCGCATATGTGTTACTATGGTATATATAATTTGGTAGTAACATGTTTCCGTACCCTGTTATGCTTTTATGTCTTTTGTAGGTTATTGTGAATAAATCACGTGCTGAATGGCGTGCTATGCTCACTAAGATACCTTTACATATCAGTGAGTTTGACAAGATTCCCCAGATTTCAGATGATATAACGAATATGatcaaatcaaactcaaatGTGTTCTTGGAAAGGGAAGTACCTTATTGTTTCTTGTCTAGAGTGGAAAGATCTTATGCAGAACTGACTCTTGGCTACAATCTAAAACATATGGTATGTTCGTACTGTTTTCTCAGGATAAGAAAATCACAGGTCACAATTAGGTTATTGTTTTAAAGCTTGCCAGTTACTGTTACAATCAACATTGCACTTTCTTGTGTTTTGGTTGGCAAGTATAGtaaggatttatttttaaaatgttacTTTTTGGCTGATGAATCCGGCATACATAGAAGAAGAAAATGGCTATTCAGGTTTAACTTGGACTACAAGGATTAAACCTACTAAGGATAATCAACCCATATTATATGACTCAAAACAATAGCATCTCTAATATTGCTAGGTAATTACTTATCAAAATGTTCtgatcaaataaaatatattttcttgaaCCTCTTTTGAATCCTGTTCTTTATGTGATTATTTTCACTACTTGAGCTTTCTGCACACAGTTATTCTCACAGCTCTTTCTAGTCTCAATGCAGTGTGCTAGATACATCTTTCCTAATCTCATCACCACttaatatgtatgtatatttgacTCCATTATATTGATTTTCGGTTGTGGTTCTAGAGGAAAGACTTGTTATGCGCAGCAGAGCAAGATATTCTCCTGAAATCCGTCCAGATTATCCAGCAACACGGTGCTACACTGGGCAGTACTTTTGAAGATTCGATTGGCCAATGATTCCACTTCCTGTGTTTTTGGTGACCAGCTACTGTCTCACTGATACTGTAGCATGTACAAACAATCTCGAGTTTAAAGGTTTAACCTGATCTCTATAGTATCTCTTACGTGAGTAGTTATTTAGACTTGAAGCATGAGTTGTGATGCAGAAAGTGTGGGTTCAGCACTACGATGATATGAACGGAGCTTGACAGTGTTTGTTTTGTGTTGATCGCTTTGTTCATACCAAAGTAGTTGTGAGATTAGTGTGATGGTTACCTTTTGTGAGATTATTGCAAGGGCTACCTTAAACCGCAAGAAAATGAATCTCTTTTTTGACATTGAGCTGATACAGCCATATCACTGGAAGCATTTATGCATtcgttaatatttattaattcgcGGCTTCCCTTGTAACACCTTATCTAATTTAGGTCCGGTTTGGTATTGTTGTTGAGATAGAAAAATTGTTTTGTAAATTTAAAAGTAGTTTTTTCAGAGGAGTGAGTCCCGTAAAGTTGCTCGTGTGATTTTGCAATAACACGTCAGTTTTTAACGGGACATGGATTTTTATCGTATTGTACATGGGTGGGAGGTTGTTAAGACAATTGATGACTAGGTTCCACTCTTTGTctatttagaaattaaaaattttatcatcGTCCCTTTATGCACGAGCAAAAAGCTTCATCTGCAGCTTCAAATGTTATAATATTGCAGCCTCTTGGTCCCCGATGAAATAAAGAATTGTTCTTTAGTGGACATAATCATCACCTTATATCTACCTGCATTACTCAGCTTGATCAAGGGTCGTTTTTGGTTGTCTTTTACATGTAAAATTGTGGATTTTAAGAATATTCATTATACCGAGATTTAACTATTTGTATAAGATATAAG
This region includes:
- the LOC108205674 gene encoding mechanosensitive ion channel protein 1, mitochondrial-like; its protein translation is MAALRLAKSRSLGSSCFSFGRDLSRIETRVLFSLMNTSSFCTNSSGFVLDNIGGKFDCKGGKDLGSDRAKWCGTFSAMPVRLGSNVLGFGGSFGMVSQRLYSSNAVGGNVDKSGGSEVGVSSGGVDVSDGGFGGGDWVEKVKGAWKSVIDAGNYTGEKVKEVSDELMPYGQQLLDTHPYLKDVIVPVGCTLTGTILAWFVMPKVLRRFHKFSMQGPAQLLSGSSLWGPVPYERSFWGALEDPLRYVVTFMAFSQIANMVAPTTIASQYILQTWRGAVILSVVWFLHRWKTNVISRALASKSSQGLVDRDKLLAIDKISSVALFSLGLMALAEAFGVAVQSILTVGGIGGVATAFASKDILGNVLSGLSVQMSRPFSVGDTIRAGSVEGQVVEMGLTTTRLLSAEKFPVIVPNSLFSSQVIVNKSRAEWRAMLTKIPLHISEFDKIPQISDDITNMIKSNSNVFLEREVPYCFLSRVERSYAELTLGYNLKHMRKDLLCAAEQDILLKSVQIIQQHGATLGSTFEDSIGQ